From a region of the Takifugu flavidus isolate HTHZ2018 chromosome 18, ASM371156v2, whole genome shotgun sequence genome:
- the LOC130515546 gene encoding protein SCO1 homolog, mitochondrial isoform X1 → MSLLCLSFQSQTCRLFHNTTRIVHRCCRNRTVRLTHDGFWAGSRKIDGPFGHKVQRFPQDLSEWSSCRSSWRLQQHARWFSSIPPPPSSRDKAKKSGPVTWKSLAITFAVGGALLGGMKYFKKEKEELIEKERTKSMGRPALGGPFSLIDHNNKPRRSEDFLGQWVLIYFGFTHCPDICPEELEKMVEVVDEIDKIKSLPNLTPILITIDPDRDTVHAMAEYVKEFSPKLIGLTGTSAQIEQVSRSYRVYYSQGPKDEDNDYIVDHTIIMYLVGPDGQFVDYFGQNKRSSEISGAIAAHMRKDRKS, encoded by the exons AtgtctctgctgtgtctttCATTTCAGAGCCAGACCTGCCGGCTGTTTCACAATACCACCAGAATCGTACACCGATGTTGTCGGAACCGAACGGTCCGTCTGACACACGATGGTTTCTGGGCAGGGAGCAGAAAGATTGACGGACCGTTCGGGCACAAAGTTCAGCGTTTCCCG CAGGATTTGAGTGAgtggtcctcctgcaggagctcctggaggctTCAGCAACACGCCAGATGGttttcatccatccctccacctccatcatccAGAGATAAAGCCAAGAAGTCTGGG CCGGTGACCTGGAAATCCTTAGCAATAACGTTtgcggtgggcggggctttgcTCGGCGGCATGAAATACTtcaagaaggaaaaggaagaac TGATTGAAAAAGAACGGACCAAGTCGATGGGACGGCCGGCGCTGGGGGGCCCGTTCTCCCTCATCGACCACAACAACAAACCCAGAAGGAGCGAGGACTTCCTGGGCCAGTGGGTCCTCATCTACTTCGGGTTCACCCACTGTCCGGACATCTGCCccgaggagctggagaaaatggtggaggtggtggacgAGATCG ATAAAATCAAGTCTCTTCCCAACTTGACTCCCATCCTGATCACCATCGATCCTGACAGGGACACCGTGCACGCCATGGCCGAATACGTCAAAG AGTTTTCCCCAAAGCTGATCGGCCTGACGGGAACGTCGGCTCAGATCGAGCAGGTTTCCAGATCCTACAGAGTTTATTACAGTCAGGGTCCCAAAGACGAGGACAACGATTACATC gtggatcacaccatcatcatgtaCCTGGTGGGACCCGACGGACAGTTTGTGGATTATTTTGGACAGAACAAACGGAGCTCGGAGATCAGCGGCGCCATCGCAGCTCACatgaggaaagacaggaagtcCTGA
- the LOC130515546 gene encoding protein SCO1 homolog, mitochondrial isoform X2 produces the protein MSLLCLSFQSQTCRLFHNTTRIVHRCCRNRTVRLTHDGFWAGSRKIDGPFGHKVQRFPDLSEWSSCRSSWRLQQHARWFSSIPPPPSSRDKAKKSGPVTWKSLAITFAVGGALLGGMKYFKKEKEELIEKERTKSMGRPALGGPFSLIDHNNKPRRSEDFLGQWVLIYFGFTHCPDICPEELEKMVEVVDEIDKIKSLPNLTPILITIDPDRDTVHAMAEYVKEFSPKLIGLTGTSAQIEQVSRSYRVYYSQGPKDEDNDYIVDHTIIMYLVGPDGQFVDYFGQNKRSSEISGAIAAHMRKDRKS, from the exons AtgtctctgctgtgtctttCATTTCAGAGCCAGACCTGCCGGCTGTTTCACAATACCACCAGAATCGTACACCGATGTTGTCGGAACCGAACGGTCCGTCTGACACACGATGGTTTCTGGGCAGGGAGCAGAAAGATTGACGGACCGTTCGGGCACAAAGTTCAGCGTTTCCCG GATTTGAGTGAgtggtcctcctgcaggagctcctggaggctTCAGCAACACGCCAGATGGttttcatccatccctccacctccatcatccAGAGATAAAGCCAAGAAGTCTGGG CCGGTGACCTGGAAATCCTTAGCAATAACGTTtgcggtgggcggggctttgcTCGGCGGCATGAAATACTtcaagaaggaaaaggaagaac TGATTGAAAAAGAACGGACCAAGTCGATGGGACGGCCGGCGCTGGGGGGCCCGTTCTCCCTCATCGACCACAACAACAAACCCAGAAGGAGCGAGGACTTCCTGGGCCAGTGGGTCCTCATCTACTTCGGGTTCACCCACTGTCCGGACATCTGCCccgaggagctggagaaaatggtggaggtggtggacgAGATCG ATAAAATCAAGTCTCTTCCCAACTTGACTCCCATCCTGATCACCATCGATCCTGACAGGGACACCGTGCACGCCATGGCCGAATACGTCAAAG AGTTTTCCCCAAAGCTGATCGGCCTGACGGGAACGTCGGCTCAGATCGAGCAGGTTTCCAGATCCTACAGAGTTTATTACAGTCAGGGTCCCAAAGACGAGGACAACGATTACATC gtggatcacaccatcatcatgtaCCTGGTGGGACCCGACGGACAGTTTGTGGATTATTTTGGACAGAACAAACGGAGCTCGGAGATCAGCGGCGCCATCGCAGCTCACatgaggaaagacaggaagtcCTGA